The genomic stretch AGATACGTATATTCGCGGCCGGGCTGATGAGCTGCCGGAAAAACAACGCGTGCTGGTGACCGCTCACGATGCGTTTCAATACTTTGGCAAAGCCTATGGCTTTGAGGTACGGGGTCTGCAGGGCATCAGCACCGATGCGGAAGCAGGTACCGCCGATGTAAGTGATCTGGCCAATTTCATTGTGGAACGGCAGATTAAGGCAATTTTCGTAGAATCTTCTGTGCCGCCAAAAACCATTGAAGCGCTTCAAGCTGCGGTAAAAGCGAAGGGCTTTGATGTTTCCATCGGCGGAGAGCTTTATTCTGACTCCCTGGGCGATGCCCAGTCCGGAGCCGACACTTATATCCTGACCGTTAAAGCAAATGTTGACACGATTGTAGATGCATTAAAGTGACAGGAGGGAATCATATGGAAAGACAACAAACCTATGCAGTGGAGGTAGAGGATTTAACCGTAGCCTATGACGCCAAGCCTGTCCTTTGGGATATCGACTTAAAAATCCCAAAGGGAAAACTGATGGCGGTGGTCGGTCCAAACGGAGCCGGTAAAACGACCTTAATCAAAGCTATGCTCGGACTTTTAAAGCCAGTCACCGGAGCCGTCCGGTTTCTGGACGGAAATGATGATATACGTACCTTAAAAAAACGCATCGGCTATGTACCTCAAAGCGGCAGTGTGGACTGGGATTTCCCGGCCACAGTGCAGGATGTGGTGCTGATGGGCTGCTACGGAAAGTTGGGCTGGATCCGCCGTCCCGGTAAACCGGATGTGGAGCTGGCAAAACAAATGCTGGCAAAAGTAGGCATGCAGGAGTATGCTTCCCGCCAGATCAGCCAGCTCTCCGGCGGCCAGCAGCAGCGGGTTTTCCTGGCCCGCGCCCTGGCACAGGAAGCTGAAGTTTACTTTATGGATGAACCCTTTAAGGGAGTAGACGCTCAAACGGAACGGGCGATCGTAGCACTGTTAAAAGAACTGAAAGAGCAGAATAAAACCGTGGTGGTCGTCCATCACGATCTGCAGACGGTACCCGATTACTTCGACTGGGTTACCCTGATTAATTTGCGCGTGGTTGCCTGTGGTCCTGTGGAGGAAGTATTCCACGAAGATAATTTAAAAAAGACCTACCAAAGCTCCGGTACGCTTCTAAGGGGTGTGATGTGATGTTAAGCAGTATTATTTCGTTATTTTCCGACTATACATTCCAGACAGTGGCTCTGGGTTCCGCCCTCTTGGGACTGATCAGCGGAGTACTCGGCAGCTTTGCAGTGCTTCGCAGGCAAAGCCTGCTGGGTGACGGAATATCCCACTCCGCCCTACCCGGTGTGGTGATGGCCTTTGTTCTGTCTGGCAGTAAAAATACAGAGGTTCTGTTGATGGGCGCCCTTATTTCCGGTTTGCTGGCAACACTGTTTATTGTCAGTATTGTGAGGCATACCCGCGTAAAATTTGACAGTGCGCTGGCTCTGGTGATGTCCGTATTCTTCGGATTGGGCCTGGTGCTGCTCACTTACGTACAGAAGATTCCAAACTCCAATCAGGCTGGGCTGAAACGCTTTATCTTCGGTCAGGCGTCCACGCTTTTACAGCGGGATATCATTCTGATGGTAATTTGCGGTCTTATATTATTGACACTGGTGCTGCTGTTCTGGAAGGAATTTAAGCTTTTCACTTTTGACAGCGACTTTGCCCAGAGCCTTGGCTTTTCCCCAAAAAAGCTGAATCTTCTGCTGTCATTTATGATTGTACTGGCAATCATTATCGGTTTGCAGACGGTGGGCGTCATTCTTATGAGCGCCATGCTGATTACCCCTGCAGTTGCCGCACGCCAGTGGACCAATAAGCTGTGGGTCATGGTAACGCTCTCAGCGCTTTTCGGAGCAGCGTCCGGTATCGCAGGAACGGCTGCCAGTTCTCTCGTTCCAAAACTGCCGACAGGCCCGGCTATTGTGGTATGCGTTAGTGCCATCGTGATCATCAGCGTCTTGTTCGCTCCTGGGCGCGGTGTTCTGCACAGGGTATATCAACGAAGAAAAAATAAGG from Lacrimispora sphenoides JCM 1415 encodes the following:
- a CDS encoding metal ABC transporter permease — its product is MLSSIISLFSDYTFQTVALGSALLGLISGVLGSFAVLRRQSLLGDGISHSALPGVVMAFVLSGSKNTEVLLMGALISGLLATLFIVSIVRHTRVKFDSALALVMSVFFGLGLVLLTYVQKIPNSNQAGLKRFIFGQASTLLQRDIILMVICGLILLTLVLLFWKEFKLFTFDSDFAQSLGFSPKKLNLLLSFMIVLAIIIGLQTVGVILMSAMLITPAVAARQWTNKLWVMVTLSALFGAASGIAGTAASSLVPKLPTGPAIVVCVSAIVIISVLFAPGRGVLHRVYQRRKNKVLYKLEGGVPDDTTN
- a CDS encoding metal ABC transporter ATP-binding protein — its product is MERQQTYAVEVEDLTVAYDAKPVLWDIDLKIPKGKLMAVVGPNGAGKTTLIKAMLGLLKPVTGAVRFLDGNDDIRTLKKRIGYVPQSGSVDWDFPATVQDVVLMGCYGKLGWIRRPGKPDVELAKQMLAKVGMQEYASRQISQLSGGQQQRVFLARALAQEAEVYFMDEPFKGVDAQTERAIVALLKELKEQNKTVVVVHHDLQTVPDYFDWVTLINLRVVACGPVEEVFHEDNLKKTYQSSGTLLRGVM